A genomic stretch from Gavia stellata isolate bGavSte3 chromosome 24, bGavSte3.hap2, whole genome shotgun sequence includes:
- the RPL35 gene encoding large ribosomal subunit protein uL29 — MAKIKARDLRGKKKEELLKQLDDLKVELSQLRVAKVTGGAASKLSKIRVVRKSIARVLTVINQTQKENLRKFYKGKKYKPLDLRPKKTRAMRRRLNKHEENLKTKKQQRKERLYPVRKYAIKA, encoded by the exons ATG GCCAAGATCAAGGCCCGAGACCTGcgggggaagaagaaggaggagctGCTGAAGCAGTTGGACGATCTGAAGGTGGAGCTGTCGCAGCTCCGCGTGGCCAAGGTGACTGGCGGGGCCGCCTCCAAGCTCTCCAAGAT ACGTGTGGTGCGCAAATCCATTGCCAGAGTCTTAACTGTTATCAATCAGACCCAGAAGGAGAACTTGAGGAAGTTTTACAAG GGCAAAAAGTATAAGCCTCTTGATCTGCGGCCGAAGAAGACTCGTGCCATGCGACGCAGATTAAACAAACATGAAGAAAATCTGAAGACCAAAAAACAGCAGCGAAAAGAACGTTTGTACCCTGTCCGGAAATATGCCATCAAGGCATAA